From a region of the Agrobacterium tumefaciens genome:
- the dosP gene encoding oxygen-sensing cyclic-di-GMP phosphodiesterase: MKMESLVPDGNPILLPALEQSIVAAVLVDENDCVLFFNQAAERLWGYERHEVLGKNMLPLLPESLRGVHGGYVRKNREGGLPKVAGMSREVLMERKDGQQVWAMFSLSKIDVEGRIHYLALVRDVSDEVAMREQNRMLLIAVNNTDRPVLVLNAERRIAHVNRAFTELWGYEMDEVLGREPSSFLTSPNMPVDEFRHFHSRPWGQQRLQDDALVVSKDGKETWIRVSSTPIAGHDNDGFRGYSVDVITDITEERQIRDLERDVLTALTSSLSFEELGDYFCRRIESIASGVLVSVCRVAERKLRPWAAPSFHASYGPDWEGVEIGEGVAGCGTAAHRGEAVMIYDIETDPLWAPYKHKILPYGYKACWTYPVKRRDGSVAGTFAFYFRRGGQPDTHLERIADASVHLCALAIEREENQQRVNQLVRYDILTGLPNRSLLRQHIDELLTSNPDQEIAFFYLGLDRFKDINDTLGHASGDLVLVETGNRLKSHLDDGQFLARVEGDMFVLVVPDCDVHRAALVAAHLQRVAGEPMEISGFSLDPTVSIGISQYPESSRDRDDLLRNAKSAMGQVKVSGGGEYLFFSAGMNEVARDRLLLGTALRRAIAGDCLRLEYQPQVRPDSGELYGVEALARWRDPEFGVIPPGRFISLAEEIGEIEAIGRWALREACRQMAVWRDEGVQVPVVSVNLSPLSFRGADLPDFVAGLLQQYALPGECLTIEITESAAMALTAGMLEVIHGIRALGVGLSVDDFGTGFSSLSNLANLPVTEVKIDRSFIDKCLQESRLQSLVMAVIGIGQNLHLTVVAEGVETEAQRELLKAHHCPVIQGYLFSRPLAPADIPNWIKNAADAPVRG, from the coding sequence CTGGGCAAGAACATGCTCCCTCTGCTGCCGGAAAGCCTGCGCGGGGTTCATGGCGGCTACGTGCGCAAGAACCGTGAGGGTGGGTTGCCGAAGGTTGCTGGCATGAGCCGTGAAGTGCTCATGGAGCGCAAGGATGGCCAGCAGGTATGGGCCATGTTCTCGCTATCGAAGATCGACGTTGAGGGGCGAATCCACTATCTGGCGCTGGTGCGCGACGTATCCGATGAAGTTGCGATGCGAGAGCAGAATCGGATGCTGCTGATTGCCGTCAACAATACCGACCGTCCGGTGCTGGTCCTGAATGCAGAGCGACGGATCGCGCACGTCAATCGCGCGTTCACCGAACTTTGGGGATATGAGATGGATGAGGTGCTGGGGCGGGAGCCGTCTTCCTTCCTGACCAGCCCGAACATGCCCGTCGACGAATTCAGGCATTTTCATTCCCGGCCTTGGGGACAGCAGCGATTGCAGGACGACGCCCTGGTCGTTTCGAAGGATGGCAAGGAAACCTGGATTCGCGTGTCCAGTACCCCCATTGCCGGCCACGACAACGATGGCTTTCGCGGGTACTCCGTCGATGTCATCACCGATATCACCGAGGAGCGGCAGATCCGTGATCTGGAACGTGACGTCCTCACTGCGCTGACCAGCAGCTTGTCGTTTGAGGAGCTGGGTGATTATTTCTGCCGGAGGATCGAGTCGATCGCATCCGGCGTACTTGTCTCGGTCTGCCGCGTGGCGGAACGCAAATTGCGGCCCTGGGCGGCACCCAGCTTCCATGCGTCCTATGGTCCCGACTGGGAAGGTGTCGAAATCGGAGAAGGCGTGGCTGGTTGCGGGACTGCGGCGCATCGCGGCGAAGCGGTGATGATCTACGACATCGAGACTGATCCGCTTTGGGCACCCTACAAGCATAAGATATTGCCCTACGGCTACAAGGCTTGCTGGACCTACCCGGTCAAGCGGCGCGATGGCAGTGTCGCTGGAACGTTTGCGTTCTACTTCCGCCGGGGTGGCCAGCCGGATACGCATCTTGAACGGATTGCCGATGCCAGTGTCCACCTTTGCGCTCTGGCGATCGAGCGGGAAGAAAACCAGCAGCGGGTCAACCAGCTGGTGCGGTACGACATCCTTACCGGCCTGCCGAACCGAAGCCTGCTGCGTCAGCATATCGATGAATTGCTCACGTCCAATCCTGACCAGGAGATCGCTTTCTTTTACCTGGGCCTGGACCGTTTCAAGGACATCAACGACACACTGGGGCACGCGTCGGGCGACCTTGTGCTGGTGGAAACGGGCAATCGGCTGAAATCTCATCTGGACGATGGCCAGTTCCTTGCCCGAGTCGAGGGCGACATGTTTGTCCTGGTCGTGCCCGATTGCGATGTGCATCGGGCTGCACTGGTGGCCGCGCACCTCCAGCGGGTCGCCGGCGAGCCGATGGAGATTTCCGGTTTCTCCCTGGACCCGACGGTCAGTATCGGCATCAGCCAGTACCCCGAAAGCAGCCGTGATCGCGATGATCTGCTGCGTAACGCCAAGAGCGCGATGGGCCAGGTGAAGGTGTCAGGCGGTGGCGAGTATCTGTTTTTCAGTGCGGGGATGAACGAGGTCGCCCGCGATCGTCTTTTGCTCGGGACGGCGCTGCGCCGGGCAATCGCCGGGGACTGCCTGCGCCTGGAGTACCAGCCACAGGTTCGACCGGACAGCGGAGAGCTTTATGGGGTGGAAGCTCTGGCACGCTGGCGCGATCCGGAATTCGGGGTTATCCCGCCGGGCCGGTTCATCAGCCTTGCCGAGGAAATCGGCGAGATCGAAGCCATCGGCCGATGGGCGCTGCGCGAGGCATGCCGGCAGATGGCCGTGTGGCGTGATGAAGGTGTGCAGGTGCCGGTCGTATCGGTGAACCTGTCGCCCCTCAGTTTCCGGGGCGCCGATCTGCCGGACTTCGTTGCCGGTCTTCTGCAGCAATATGCGTTGCCCGGTGAATGCCTGACCATCGAGATCACCGAGAGTGCCGCCATGGCGCTGACTGCCGGCATGCTGGAGGTCATCCACGGCATCCGTGCGCTCGGTGTCGGCCTGTCGGTGGACGATTTCGGTACGGGCTTCTCCAGCCTCTCCAATCTGGCGAACCTGCCTGTCACCGAGGTCAAGATCGACCGCAGCTTCATCGATAAGTGCTTGCAGGAAAGTCGCCTTCAATCTCTGGTGATGGCGGTGATTGGCATTGGACAGAACCTGCATCTGACGGTCGTGGCAGAAGGCGTGGAAACCGAGGCGCAGCGTGAACTGCTCAAGGCCCATCATTGCCCGGTGATCCAGGGCTATCTGTTCTCCCGCCCGCTGGCTCCGGCTGACATTCCCAACTGGATAAAAAACGCGGCCGATGCCCCGGTGCGGGGCTAA
- a CDS encoding TetR/AcrR family transcriptional regulator has translation MPAVISAPGEKSRTGRPSVFSEEERCKRILEAAERVFARVGYGAATMEEMAREAGMSKRTLYAFYADKRELFTAVIGDVEGFSGKRPHVPATAGRDALIVELHDRLLEMARFALSERQVRITRLIVSEAGNHPELVVDFWSRIVMRVQAYLADGLKELQRADERLLAYDANWLASAIFGAILSDLHLRALLGRQESDGFEGLTAHVADTLALMGLDLPSKHSPVRPTRKHSDGRRPHRNT, from the coding sequence ATGCCCGCCGTTATCTCGGCCCCCGGCGAAAAATCTCGCACGGGGCGTCCCTCTGTCTTCTCCGAAGAAGAGCGTTGCAAACGCATCCTTGAGGCGGCTGAGCGGGTGTTCGCCCGCGTCGGCTACGGGGCGGCAACGATGGAGGAGATGGCTCGCGAAGCTGGCATGTCCAAGCGGACGCTTTACGCCTTCTACGCGGACAAGCGCGAGTTGTTCACAGCGGTGATTGGCGACGTGGAAGGCTTTTCGGGGAAGCGTCCACACGTTCCTGCGACGGCCGGCCGGGATGCCCTGATCGTCGAACTGCATGACCGTCTCCTGGAGATGGCTCGGTTCGCGTTGTCCGAACGGCAGGTCAGGATCACGCGGCTGATCGTTTCGGAGGCCGGGAACCATCCGGAACTGGTCGTCGATTTCTGGTCGCGGATCGTCATGCGGGTGCAGGCCTACCTCGCAGATGGCCTGAAAGAGCTACAGCGTGCCGACGAGAGATTGCTCGCGTACGACGCGAATTGGCTGGCCAGCGCGATCTTTGGGGCGATCCTGAGCGATCTGCATTTGCGGGCCCTTTTGGGCCGACAGGAGAGCGATGGGTTCGAGGGTCTCACCGCTCATGTGGCCGACACACTGGCCTTGATGGGGTTGGATCTGCCTTCAAAGCACTCGCCAGTTCGTCCGACGCGCAAGCATTCCGATGGCAGGCGGCCGCATCGGAACACCTGA
- a CDS encoding DUF3440 domain-containing protein encodes MSTKNYYDTNVYDAAKARIRLIFENFERVCVAFSGGKDSSVTLHLALEVAREMGRGPVDALFIDLEGQYQATIDHVEEMFSRDDVRPWWVCLPINLRNASSLQEPYWCAWEPGREADWIRPMPTHPAVINDPARFPFYRHRMEFEEFVPEFDEWLAQDVPTAFLVGIRSDESLNRFLAVKRRARVKKRAWTPPGSHTPVQWSAKDQPDSRAVTFFPIYDWRFEDLWRYVADHGHAYNRLYDRMHLAGVPFSQMRICQPYGDDQRKGLDLFHKLEPETWFRVVQRVAGANYAARYSRQRFLGYRGGMGLPPTFDTWRQYCEFLLRSMPGPLRQVYQRRIGVFIDWWEKHNYPLSSWPDAGIPELENRKAQPSWRRVALSLLKQDMARSLSFGFARQDIDTLALIEGQSS; translated from the coding sequence ATGAGCACCAAGAACTACTATGACACCAATGTCTATGATGCGGCCAAGGCCCGTATCCGGCTGATCTTCGAGAATTTCGAGCGCGTATGCGTGGCCTTCTCCGGAGGCAAGGACAGCTCTGTCACGCTCCACCTCGCGCTCGAGGTCGCCCGTGAAATGGGTCGCGGACCGGTCGATGCGCTGTTCATCGACCTCGAAGGACAGTATCAGGCGACGATCGATCACGTCGAGGAGATGTTCAGCCGCGATGATGTGCGGCCCTGGTGGGTTTGCCTGCCGATCAATCTGCGCAATGCCTCCAGCCTGCAGGAGCCTTACTGGTGCGCCTGGGAACCGGGGCGCGAGGCGGACTGGATCAGGCCGATGCCAACCCATCCGGCCGTCATCAACGATCCCGCCCGGTTTCCCTTCTACCGCCATCGCATGGAGTTCGAGGAATTCGTTCCCGAATTTGACGAGTGGCTTGCCCAGGATGTGCCTACCGCCTTTCTGGTCGGCATCCGATCCGATGAATCGCTCAATCGCTTTCTGGCGGTCAAACGCCGCGCCAGGGTGAAGAAGCGCGCCTGGACGCCGCCTGGTTCGCATACACCGGTCCAGTGGAGCGCAAAGGACCAGCCGGACAGCCGCGCCGTTACCTTCTTTCCCATCTACGACTGGCGGTTCGAGGACCTCTGGCGGTACGTCGCTGATCATGGACATGCCTACAACCGGCTCTACGATCGCATGCATCTGGCGGGCGTGCCGTTTTCGCAGATGCGTATTTGCCAGCCTTACGGAGACGACCAGCGCAAGGGACTTGATCTGTTCCACAAGCTGGAGCCCGAGACCTGGTTCCGCGTCGTGCAGCGTGTCGCCGGCGCGAACTACGCCGCGCGGTACAGCCGCCAGCGCTTCCTCGGCTATCGCGGCGGGATGGGGCTGCCGCCGACTTTCGATACCTGGCGGCAATACTGTGAATTCCTGCTGCGAAGCATGCCGGGGCCGCTGCGTCAGGTCTATCAGCGCCGTATCGGGGTCTTCATCGACTGGTGGGAGAAGCACAATTACCCGCTGTCTTCCTGGCCCGATGCCGGTATTCCCGAGCTGGAGAACCGCAAGGCCCAGCCCTCCTGGCGTCGTGTCGCCCTGTCGCTGCTCAAGCAGGACATGGCGCGCTCACTGTCCTTCGGTTTCGCTCGTCAGGACATCGACACGCTGGCGCTGATCGAGGGGCAATCATCATGA
- a CDS encoding ParB-like nuclease domain-containing protein, with translation MPQVINLTNRAEALFTELDSLPLARRVEAINQIRLRLHEHSPFADEPVDCVQWVRGEQVEANDYNPNSVATPEMKLLELSIDADGFTQPIVTHREQEESHVVVDGFHRQKIGKKQGPIRKRLHGYLPVVSIRSGRAATADRIAATIRHNRARGVHSVLPMTDIVVRLLQTGWTEGDVARELGMDDDEVLRFKQVSGLPGLFKDHDYSKSWD, from the coding sequence ATGCCACAAGTAATCAACCTGACGAACCGGGCCGAAGCCCTGTTCACCGAACTGGACAGCCTGCCGCTGGCGAGGCGAGTCGAAGCCATCAACCAGATCCGGCTGCGGCTGCACGAGCATAGCCCGTTCGCCGATGAGCCGGTGGACTGCGTTCAATGGGTCCGGGGCGAACAGGTTGAGGCCAATGACTACAACCCGAATTCCGTCGCGACGCCGGAAATGAAGCTGCTCGAATTGTCGATCGACGCCGATGGCTTCACCCAGCCCATCGTCACGCATCGCGAGCAGGAAGAAAGCCATGTCGTGGTCGATGGTTTCCACCGTCAGAAGATCGGCAAGAAGCAGGGGCCGATCAGGAAACGATTGCACGGCTACCTGCCGGTGGTTTCGATCAGAAGCGGGCGCGCGGCAACGGCAGACCGGATCGCCGCCACCATCCGTCACAACCGCGCTCGCGGTGTCCATTCCGTGCTGCCGATGACCGACATCGTGGTCAGGCTTCTGCAGACAGGATGGACTGAGGGCGATGTGGCCCGCGAGTTGGGCATGGATGATGATGAGGTGTTGCGGTTCAAGCAGGTGTCCGGCCTGCCTGGTCTGTTCAAGGACCATGACTATTCGAAGTCATGGGATTAG
- a CDS encoding thioredoxin domain-containing protein, with translation MLGPLMALALTLLLVATWYLASQSGSSVKTNADNAVSQSFQAGPPWRYGKADARFTLVLYADLECPYCKSYYPLLRAWVDRNPEANLQWHHLPLPMHEPAATRQARLAECAGEAGGHAAFWQAVTWIYQQTRSDGAGIPENMQYPALTPEIQACLDSTRTEAIIQAQANEGSREGVTATPTLKLSDNQSGHTLVLPGPVEGDALLSALDLLSSDGDTGQGKNAGTPDDGAGNAPR, from the coding sequence ATGCTGGGGCCCCTGATGGCTCTCGCACTCACCTTGTTGCTTGTGGCGACCTGGTATTTGGCGAGCCAATCCGGCTCATCTGTAAAGACCAATGCAGACAACGCCGTCTCGCAAAGTTTTCAAGCGGGACCGCCATGGCGTTACGGCAAGGCCGACGCGCGCTTTACGCTGGTGCTGTATGCCGATCTGGAATGCCCATACTGCAAGAGCTACTACCCGCTGCTCAGGGCATGGGTCGACCGGAACCCCGAGGCGAACCTGCAATGGCACCATCTGCCGCTCCCCATGCACGAGCCAGCCGCAACACGACAGGCCCGGCTGGCCGAATGCGCGGGAGAGGCCGGGGGGCACGCCGCGTTCTGGCAGGCGGTCACCTGGATCTATCAACAAACCCGCAGCGACGGGGCTGGCATACCTGAAAACATGCAATACCCGGCACTCACCCCGGAAATCCAGGCCTGCCTGGACAGCACACGCACCGAGGCAATCATTCAGGCGCAGGCGAACGAAGGTTCGCGTGAAGGGGTTACCGCGACCCCGACGCTGAAGCTCAGCGACAACCAGAGCGGCCATACACTTGTCCTGCCCGGTCCCGTCGAAGGCGACGCACTGTTGTCAGCCCTGGATTTGCTATCAAGCGATGGCGACACCGGCCAGGGAAAGAATGCCGGGACACCCGACGACGGCGCTGGCAACGCACCCAGATAG
- a CDS encoding EAL domain-containing protein has product MLDGSYDSLLVLFSLAVAILASYTTLVVAGRIATSSGRPARWWLAGGACTMGIGIWSMHFIGMLAFDLPMDLGYDLLLTLLSLLFAVAASAFALWIVTQETLTLRLLAAGALVMGGGVAGMHYIGMASMRMMPGIVYDTTLLGLSVLVAICGSAVAIWCKFVLRHRFTNATQLRLLAAIVMGLAIAGMHYIGMAAANFPAGSICGAAQGGVHAHWLALTIILAVLAVLAIALIVSVLDQRMESRTALLAKELAEANQELTYLALHDNLTKLPNRVLLEDRLNQAMERARREKSRFALMFMDLDGFKAVNDAYGHLLGDMLLVAASGRIVENTRGSDTVARVGGDEFVVLAQVDEPTDAGVLASKLVAAIGEPYLVKGHELHVSTSIGIAIYPGNGENQDELLTNADAAMYHVKGKGRDDYCFFEASMTANAHGQVQLLQDLRMALKRNQLALYYQPKFTAPHGPITGLEALLRWMHPAHGMLGPASFIPLAEKTGLIVPIGEWVLNEACRQMAAWRDEGREDWTIAVNLSAVQLAHSGLVDAVRGALDRHGLEPHRLVLEITESTAMRDVDSSQAILQKLHDIGVRISIDDFGTGYSSLLYLKRLPATELKIDRCFVHDLACGTEDAAIVSAIVALGQTLDLRVVAEGVETAEQQEFLTSLGCDTLQGYLLAYPMQADEVIALPDIGKVSDDRPAAPDEMELV; this is encoded by the coding sequence ATGCTTGATGGCAGCTATGACAGCCTATTAGTGCTGTTCTCGTTGGCGGTTGCCATATTGGCATCCTATACCACACTGGTTGTTGCAGGCCGTATCGCGACATCTTCCGGTCGTCCCGCCCGATGGTGGTTGGCAGGCGGTGCCTGCACCATGGGGATCGGGATCTGGTCCATGCACTTCATTGGCATGTTGGCCTTCGATCTGCCGATGGACCTCGGCTACGATTTGCTGCTCACGCTGTTGTCACTCCTGTTCGCAGTCGCCGCCTCCGCCTTTGCTCTCTGGATCGTCACGCAAGAAACGTTGACCCTCCGGCTACTCGCCGCCGGCGCCCTGGTGATGGGTGGCGGGGTAGCGGGCATGCATTACATCGGCATGGCGTCCATGCGGATGATGCCTGGCATCGTTTATGACACGACGCTGCTCGGACTGTCTGTTCTCGTTGCTATTTGCGGGTCTGCAGTGGCGATATGGTGTAAGTTCGTACTGCGCCATCGTTTCACGAACGCCACTCAGCTTCGCCTCCTCGCGGCAATCGTCATGGGGCTGGCGATCGCGGGCATGCATTACATTGGCATGGCCGCCGCGAACTTTCCTGCAGGCAGCATTTGCGGCGCGGCGCAAGGCGGTGTGCATGCACACTGGCTCGCCCTGACCATCATTCTCGCGGTGCTGGCCGTACTGGCCATCGCGCTGATCGTCTCGGTGCTCGATCAGCGCATGGAATCCCGGACGGCATTGCTGGCGAAAGAACTGGCAGAAGCCAATCAGGAGCTGACGTACCTCGCCCTGCACGACAACCTCACCAAGCTCCCCAATCGCGTCCTTCTTGAGGATCGACTGAACCAGGCCATGGAGCGGGCGCGCCGCGAGAAAAGCCGCTTCGCGCTGATGTTCATGGATCTGGACGGCTTCAAGGCGGTCAACGATGCCTACGGTCATCTGCTGGGCGATATGCTCCTTGTCGCAGCTTCCGGACGCATTGTGGAGAACACCCGCGGCAGTGACACCGTTGCGCGCGTCGGCGGTGATGAGTTCGTCGTCCTGGCTCAGGTGGACGAACCAACCGATGCCGGAGTGTTGGCCAGCAAGCTGGTGGCGGCGATCGGAGAACCGTACCTGGTGAAAGGGCATGAGCTTCATGTCTCGACCAGCATCGGCATCGCCATCTATCCGGGCAACGGCGAAAACCAGGACGAGCTGCTGACCAATGCCGATGCGGCGATGTATCACGTGAAGGGGAAAGGTCGCGACGACTACTGCTTCTTCGAGGCGTCGATGACCGCCAATGCGCACGGTCAGGTGCAGCTGCTGCAGGACTTGCGTATGGCGCTGAAGCGCAACCAACTTGCTCTCTACTACCAGCCCAAGTTCACCGCGCCCCACGGTCCGATTACCGGCCTGGAGGCCCTGCTGCGCTGGATGCATCCCGCCCATGGCATGCTCGGCCCGGCGAGCTTCATTCCGCTGGCCGAGAAGACAGGTTTGATCGTGCCGATCGGCGAGTGGGTGCTGAACGAGGCATGCCGGCAGATGGCCGCGTGGCGGGATGAAGGACGTGAGGACTGGACTATCGCGGTCAACCTGTCTGCGGTGCAGCTCGCGCATTCGGGCTTGGTGGACGCAGTGCGCGGCGCTCTGGATCGCCATGGGCTGGAACCGCACCGGCTGGTGCTGGAAATCACCGAGTCGACCGCCATGCGTGACGTCGATAGCAGTCAGGCGATCCTTCAGAAGCTGCATGACATCGGCGTCCGCATCTCCATCGACGATTTCGGAACGGGCTATTCCAGCCTGCTGTACCTCAAGCGGTTGCCGGCAACGGAACTCAAGATCGATCGCTGCTTCGTACACGACCTTGCTTGCGGCACAGAGGATGCCGCCATCGTCTCGGCCATCGTCGCCCTGGGACAGACGCTTGATCTTCGGGTCGTAGCCGAAGGCGTGGAGACGGCCGAACAGCAGGAATTCCTGACCAGTCTCGGCTGCGATACGCTTCAGGGCTATCTGCTGGCGTACCCCATGCAGGCGGATGAAGTGATTGCCCTGCCGGATATCGGCAAGGTGTCCGATGACAGGCCCGCGGCACCGGATGAAATGGAACTGGTCTGA
- a CDS encoding conjugative transfer ATPase, with protein sequence MGPFFKRRATATEVNSGSSPDAPSDAWARYLASLEAHGIPEPGKRDTARHRPATLADEQALYDVSPSFADLLPWVEYLPESRCMLLEDGISVAAFFELMPIGTEGREASWLAQVRDALENALQDSFDELDESPWVVQLYAQDDADWNRYLSTLENYLQPRARESEFTKFYLRFFGHHLRAVSRQGGLFEDRTVTRLPWRGQTRRVRLVVYRRVGNAPARRGQSPEQALNVVCERLAGGLANAGVQAHRLDAAAIHAWLLPWFNPGPALLGPTDEDRERFYRLASYPEDTEEGELELASGTDFAQRLFFGQPRSDVENGLWFFDGMPHRTIVLDRLRTPPATGHLTGETRKGGDAINALFDQMPEDTTMCLTLVITPQDILEAHLNHLAKKAVGETLASEQALKDVQQARGLIGSSHKLYRASLAFYLRGRDLADLDMRGLQLGNVLLNAGLQPVREEDEVAPLNSYLRWLPCVYDPGKDKRQWYTQLMFAQHAANLAPVWGRSQGTGHPGITFFNRGGGTVTFDPLNRLDRQMNAHLFLFGPTGSGKSATLNNILNQITAIYRPRMFIVEAGNSFGLFGDFAARLGLTVHRVKLSPGAGVSLAPFADAWRLVDTPSQVQTLDADALDDDTAEEELAEGDEQRDVLGELEITARLMITGGEDKEEARMTRADRSLIRQCILEAAQRCVSEKRTVLTRDVRDALRERGRDSTLPETRRTRLLEMSDAMDMFCQGIDGEMFDRPGTPWPEADITIVDLATFAREGYNAQLSIAYISLINTVNNIAERDQFLGRPIVNVTDEGHIITKNPLLAPYVVKITKMWRKLGAWYWLATQNLDDLPKAAEPMLNMIEWWICLSMPPDEVEKIARFRELNPSQKALMLSARKEAGKFTEGVILSKSMELLFRAVPPSLYLALAMTEPEEKAERYQLMQQFGISELDAAFKVAEKIDRARGINSLPLDALD encoded by the coding sequence ATGGGACCGTTTTTCAAACGCCGCGCTACGGCGACAGAGGTCAATAGCGGCTCCTCGCCAGATGCTCCATCGGATGCCTGGGCTCGCTATCTCGCGTCACTGGAGGCACACGGAATCCCTGAACCCGGCAAGCGGGACACAGCCAGGCACAGGCCAGCGACACTGGCCGATGAGCAGGCGCTTTACGACGTGTCGCCGTCCTTTGCCGACCTGCTGCCGTGGGTGGAGTATCTGCCGGAATCCAGGTGCATGCTTCTGGAGGACGGTATTTCCGTCGCGGCATTTTTCGAGTTGATGCCGATCGGCACGGAAGGACGGGAAGCATCCTGGCTGGCTCAGGTCCGGGACGCGCTGGAAAACGCGCTGCAGGACAGTTTCGACGAGCTGGACGAGTCCCCATGGGTGGTGCAGTTGTATGCCCAGGATGATGCCGACTGGAACCGCTATCTTTCGACGCTCGAAAACTACCTTCAGCCTCGGGCCAGGGAAAGCGAGTTCACGAAGTTCTATCTCCGTTTCTTCGGCCACCATCTGCGCGCCGTCTCCCGGCAGGGAGGGCTGTTCGAGGACCGCACGGTCACTCGCTTGCCCTGGCGCGGGCAGACGCGACGTGTCCGGCTGGTCGTCTATCGGCGCGTAGGCAATGCGCCGGCCCGGCGCGGGCAATCCCCCGAACAGGCGCTGAATGTCGTCTGCGAACGCCTGGCTGGCGGCCTCGCTAATGCCGGTGTGCAGGCGCACCGCCTCGATGCCGCCGCGATCCACGCCTGGTTGCTGCCCTGGTTCAATCCAGGACCGGCGCTGCTGGGTCCGACAGACGAAGACCGCGAGCGGTTCTATCGCCTGGCTTCCTATCCTGAAGACACCGAAGAAGGCGAACTGGAACTTGCCAGCGGCACTGACTTCGCGCAGCGGCTGTTTTTCGGCCAGCCGAGATCCGATGTCGAGAACGGCCTCTGGTTCTTCGACGGCATGCCCCATCGCACCATCGTGCTCGACCGTTTGCGCACGCCGCCGGCAACCGGCCATCTGACCGGCGAAACCCGCAAGGGGGGCGACGCCATCAATGCCCTGTTCGACCAGATGCCCGAAGACACGACCATGTGCCTCACCCTGGTGATCACGCCGCAGGACATTCTCGAAGCCCATCTGAACCATCTGGCAAAAAAAGCGGTCGGCGAAACCCTGGCATCGGAGCAGGCGCTCAAGGACGTGCAACAGGCACGCGGTCTGATCGGCAGTTCGCACAAGCTCTACCGCGCTTCGCTGGCGTTCTACCTGCGCGGCCGCGACCTGGCCGATCTCGATATGCGCGGCCTTCAGCTCGGCAATGTCCTGCTCAATGCGGGCCTGCAGCCCGTGCGTGAGGAAGACGAAGTTGCTCCGCTCAACAGCTACCTGCGCTGGCTTCCTTGCGTCTACGACCCCGGCAAGGACAAACGGCAGTGGTACACCCAGCTCATGTTTGCCCAGCACGCGGCCAATCTGGCCCCGGTCTGGGGTCGCAGCCAGGGAACAGGCCATCCCGGCATCACCTTCTTCAATCGCGGCGGCGGCACTGTCACCTTCGATCCGCTGAACCGCCTCGACCGGCAGATGAATGCGCACCTGTTCCTGTTCGGACCCACCGGCTCGGGCAAGAGCGCCACCCTGAACAACATCCTCAACCAGATCACCGCAATTTACCGCCCGCGGATGTTCATCGTGGAAGCAGGCAACAGCTTCGGCCTGTTCGGCGATTTCGCGGCGCGGCTGGGCCTCACCGTGCATCGCGTCAAGCTGTCGCCCGGCGCTGGCGTGAGCCTCGCACCGTTTGCCGATGCCTGGCGACTGGTGGATACGCCAAGCCAGGTGCAGACGCTCGATGCGGATGCGCTGGACGACGACACCGCAGAAGAGGAATTGGCGGAAGGCGACGAACAGCGTGACGTGCTCGGGGAACTGGAAATCACTGCGCGGCTCATGATCACAGGCGGCGAGGACAAAGAGGAAGCCCGAATGACGCGGGCCGATCGCAGCCTGATCCGCCAGTGCATTCTTGAGGCCGCACAGCGTTGCGTGTCGGAGAAGCGCACGGTGTTGACCCGCGACGTGCGCGATGCGTTGCGTGAGCGCGGCCGTGATTCCACGCTGCCTGAAACCCGCCGCACGCGCTTACTAGAAATGTCGGATGCGATGGATATGTTCTGTCAAGGGATCGACGGCGAAATGTTCGACCGGCCCGGTACTCCGTGGCCGGAGGCGGACATCACCATCGTTGACCTGGCGACGTTCGCGCGCGAGGGCTACAACGCGCAGCTTTCGATCGCGTATATCAGCCTCATCAACACGGTCAACAACATCGCCGAACGCGATCAGTTCCTCGGCCGCCCCATCGTCAACGTGACAGATGAGGGCCATATCATCACCAAGAACCCGTTGCTCGCGCCCTATGTCGTGAAAATCACAAAAATGTGGCGCAAGCTGGGGGCCTGGTACTGGCTAGCTACACAGAACCTCGACGACCTGCCGAAAGCGGCGGAGCCCATGCTCAACATGATTGAATGGTGGATCTGCCTCAGCATGCCACCCGACGAGGTAGAGAAGATCGCCCGTTTCCGCGAACTCAACCCGTCACAGAAAGCCCTGATGCTCTCGGCCAGGAAGGAGGCCGGCAAGTTCACGGAAGGGGTGATCCTGTCCAAGTCGATGGAACTGCTGTTCCGCGCCGTCCCGCCCAGCCTGTACCTGGCGCTTGCCATGACGGAGCCGGAAGAGAAAGCCGAGCGCTACCAGCTGATGCAGCAGTTCGGCATCAGCGAACTCGATGCCGCCTTCAAGGTCGCGGAAAAAATCGACCGGGCGCGCGGCATCAACTCTTTGCCTCTGGACGCATTGGACTAA